A window of Heteronotia binoei isolate CCM8104 ecotype False Entrance Well chromosome 17, APGP_CSIRO_Hbin_v1, whole genome shotgun sequence genomic DNA:
cctttgcatattaggccacacgcccctgatgtatccaatcctccaaaagcttacagggcctattgtaagctccaggaggattggctacattaggggtgtgtggcctaatatgcaaaggagttcgtgctacaaaaaaaagccctgtgccttgTGAGACTCTTTCTGTTCCTTCCACAGGTGCCTCTTTGCAGTGTGACACATGCTCAGCCCCAGGGAGCAGCTGCACTGGTATGGAGATGAGTTGTACATCTCAACAGACCTGTCTCACCATTGTGGGTGAACAAACAACAGGTGAGTGGAATGGATCCTTGGCTTATCCACACCAatgcaaaaaaaacaaacctgcaAGAGCGCTTTGTGTATTTTCTAAAATATTTTGCAAcacatgcccagggctttttttgtagcaagaactcctttgcatattgcccccccccccgatgtagccaattctcctggagcttacagtaggccctgtacaaagagccctataagctccaagaggattggctacatcagggggtgtgtggcctaatatgcaaaggagttcctgctacaaaaaaaggttcTGTGACATGCCTATAGAAAGTACATTTTGGTCAGCATCCGTCATCAATCCTTAAAAGAAGTCACAATAAAAATTCAAGCTGCAGCAAGGCACAAACAAAATCTCAggaaaataagattttttttaatgaagtccCGATCAAATGGACATAAATTTGATGCCAGTTCAGCCCCTGAGGAGAAGTTTAAAACCATGggctttggattgcactgttgtCTACTCAAATCAGAAATTCCAGACTCACACCTGCCTGCAAATAATCCTCTCCAATTTAAAAGTACCCCCAAcacataagaaagaaagaaagaaagaaagaaagaaagaaagaaagaaagaaagaaagaaagaaagaaagaaagaaagaaagaaagaaagaaagaaagaaagaaagaaagaaagaaagaaagaaagaaagaaagaaagaaaacaaaacaaggtggaagggagagtagTTTATTTGACCTTTTATTTGACCCGGTGTGTTTTGTGATAGGCATTGTCAGGGAAcctaataaaattaaattaaaatagatgCAACTTTATCAATATAAATAATACATAATACAAACATGTGGATACAAATGTTAGTCatgttaaaattatttaaaataaactTACAGGTTGTATATATTTTTCACCAacttggtctagtggttaagtgtgcagactgttatttgggagaaccgggtttgatcccccactcctccacttgcacctgctggtgtcacaagttctcgcagagctgttcctctcaagagcagtttctgtcaagaGCTCTCTTGACAGAAATTCACAGggggtttgttgtggggaggggaagggaaaggagattgtaagcccctctgagactcctttggttagtggagggagggatataaatccaatctcttttcttcttcttgaattataTTCTGAGCACCGTATAAAGCACCTAGCATGCTTTGTAGTGTGATATAGGAAATATAAGCATTTGTTAATGAGGAAATATAAACGGTTATTAACCTAGAAACTTATTTATAGACTAGAAAAAGAACTCAAAATGAAATTGTATATAATCTCACTCCAGATATCTGCCCGATGTTTATCTGTTTAAAACATTTTGATGCCCCTTTTCAGTCAATGAAGATAGCAAAGGCAGTGAATATTGAAACATTAAATTGTTTGAACTAGGAATGGGTataaacaacagcagcaacaacaaaagaacCATGGTACAAGTGCAAACTGGGCTGGTTCATGTCAAACTAGTTCATTTGGTCACATCATTCCTGAATCCAAAATCAAACTGCCTTTTTTCAGGTCCgggtggttcatttttgtggtttatTCTCCAGACAGCCCAGtgttgattcaatcaattcctagacaATGCTGGGGATGGACTTGTGGAGAgtcctagaaacacccaaagaaGTTGcctatagcttgattggcagctctgggagccaaccatggGGCTCCCATTTTGCTCTATGGAAGCAGATTATATGCCAGTTAAATACCACATAGCTGCTTTTGCTTTGTAGAATGAAGAGAGAAAAGTTAGTTGTCGTGAGAGCAGAAGGAGAATTGTTTGTtgcatggctgatttaggggaggctttgagggactccaTACAGTGGGACAATTTTAAAAACTCCtctcccagctgggaaggtgttccttgctgtggtttcaggaaCCGAACCTGAaactagagctgagctttcccgGGGACACCTGCTTTGAGGGTGCTATAACTTGTACATTCCAAATCTTCACCaaacctgctgaagactccccATGAGCTTGGTACCTCTAACTTATGAGGAGGCTGTTCTACCACCTTCTGAAACAAACCATAAACTGGTTTGGGGAAATGGCGGTTTGTGTAAATTCATGGTTCATCCAATCAAATGAATCATGAGCCAACATtaaccagcatttttttttctggttcgtgcccatccctagtttcaACATTAAAACCTCACAATGTTGACATAGGATTTAAACTACCTACAAGCCACTTCAACAGGGCGGTCATTTGTCATGCTAGAAATTAAAgcggagagaaagaaagaagaagcaaagggctctggagaaaatgatgaTGGAAAGAGTAGAGGAGAATGGATTTGGTCAGGAGGGGGTTCTTCCTTCTCTTGTACTGTGTGTTGGGCTGACCGGCTTCTGTTGGAAGTGTTTCTATGATACTCCAGCATGATACTTCAAAATGGGACTTCCTGGAGCATTGTGATGtcaactgacatcacttccccccaaTTTCCCAAGCCGACGCATCGAGCAAACGTTGGCAGCACAGTAAGAATGACAGAAAGAATCCCACCACAAGTGGTTAAGTGGCACCCCAAACAGtgtggttattattattattattattttacttcaAGTGACATTTCTCCTGAACCTAGCCTGGAAAGTACAGCAATCTGGAAAAGGCTTAAAGAATCTCACAAGCAGGCAGATTGggtccattttggtgtagtggttatgtgtacagactcttatctgggagaacaggtgtgattccccactcctccacttgcagctgctggaatggccttgggtcagccttagctcttgcagagctatccttgaaagggcagcatctgtgagagctctctcagccccacccacctcacaggatgtcttttgtgggggaggaaggtaaagtagattgtaagccactctgagtttcatagtgaagggtggggtataaatccaatttcttcttcttctgcaacatGTATGCTTGGAAGCAGAGAGATCTCAATATAATCCCTTTTATTTTGCATGGCATTGGCCAATTGAAGTAGCAAGATTCTGTTTTTCTTTActttgactgatttcccacttacCCTACACTGCTCTGATGTTCTGCTTTTCAGCGCAGTGTCCTTCTGATTTCCTACTATCAGCCCCAGGGCTTCAGCAAAGATTGGCATTTTTgtgtggcaaagagaaactggttttagtGGTTTCTCTTTGCCGCGCAAAAACGCCGATTttgctgaagccccagggcagatagtgggaaatcggaaggatgccgtgctgaaaagaggaacatcagagcggcatagggtgaTTGCAAGATCGGTCTTTATTATTGCTCTTTGGATTGTTTTTCCCCCTACTTCTTATATTTCCTTCTGTTTTAATGGAAAACACATTACTACCTCTGTGGGATTCTTTTATTTGTTTTCCACTGAACTGAGATTAAACTCCTTCCAGACTGAAGCCACCTGGAGATTTTCCTTCCCAAAAGAATGCAGAAAAAGGACAAAGCGTTGCTACTCTAGCCAACCCATATTTCCAATGAGGGAACAGAGAAGTGTGAATGAGATTGAGAGTTCGATCATGCCTCCTTTCCTGGGATCCTCAGGTGAAGGTGTTGGGGAGGATGTATTTATGTCAGTCATCTTGGGTATGGAAATAGGAAGGTGAGGCATCAGTTGGGTAGACAAAGTTCTTTTTTATTGTACTTGCTGGGAAGCCTTACCTCTTATCTTTGCTTTTCATGTCTAGGAGGGCAGACGTCTACACACATTTGGAAGAGTTGCTATTCCCAGGCTGCCTGTAGTGTTCTGAAACCTGGAGCAATATTTGAAACATCTGGAACATCAATTAAAATCCAAAAAGTTACATGCAAGGCCCCTCCCTCTTCAGCATCTCTCCTGCTGGCTCTCTCAGGACTTCTGATGCTGAAGGTTCTCTTCTAGCCCACCTCCCGAAGACCTGACGGAGCCTTCGTAGCTTTTCCTCTGGATCTGCTCATTTGGCCTTTCACAGAGAATAGGCCACTAACTGGCTTTAATGAGCGCAACAAATAAAATGGGTTGACAAGGAAATGAAGTCTGGAATTTGTCTTATTCTGTTCAGTCATGATGGGGAGCAGAAAGGGCTTAaggactcaatgcacagcagccaagaaggtcagagcgcctgctccggctgcaacgccactgaggatgttctccgcagctgagaacgaaacgtctggaagaataactttctccagtagaacacggcacttgagcccgaaagattctacaaactctaatgatgttgccagccgtgaaaacctgaaatctttgatggctTATGGACTGGTTGTCCTTAAATCGACTTACACAGACACCAGAAGTGAAGGAAAAGTTGGCCTAAAGTCAAAGCCTGATTGCATTTCAAAGACCTCTAAGCTATCTTGTTCATGTTTACACGGTACCGCCTTAGCTATATTGGTTCAGGGACAGTGTTCTCTCTAGGCTGAgaaaataaacaaacatgtaGGTAATGGTGAACCAGCAGACATGGAATGAGATGACAAcatatttttatggaataaaaactggttaaatgaaaggaagcagagagtggggaTGAATGGACAGTTCTCTCAATGGCGGGAAATAGTCAGTGGGGTTGTACAAGGATTGAGAATGGTTctggtcaggggtcattttgtagaaaaataggtggtggaactcattcagggattgttatggagctgcatctattattcaatggacaaggaggtggaactctcagaaggtggaactctcagaaaggttcaggagttgtgctcctgtgagctcccactgaatctgaggcctgggtctgGTGCTATTTAATGAGTTCATAAATGACCTGGAACTGAAAGAGAGCAAtgtagtggccaggtttgcagatgacaccaagttattcaggatggtgaaaatcaAGACTGACTGTGAAGAACTCCAGGAGAGTCTCCAGAAATTGGGTGAGCAGGCAACAATGTGGTCGGTGGAGTTTATTGTAGGTGACTCGAAAGTGACTCATGTTGGAACAAGAAAAATATCTTTTGTAACTCCTTGCCTCTTTCCCGCGGCAAGCAGaagccagttttcagaggatcttgcttgccatgggacaGAGGAGAGGCAAGTCGCAgacttggggcagcttgtgcaaaatcagatggaagcgacggggtgggagggagctaCGACGCCGG
This region includes:
- the LOC132586089 gene encoding phospholipase A2 inhibitor and Ly6/PLAUR domain-containing protein-like; amino-acid sequence: MQASMGLFLFSVLLTTGASLQCDTCSAPGSSCTGMEMSCTSQQTCLTIVGEQTTGGQTSTHIWKSCYSQAACSVLKPGAIFETSGTSIKIQKVTCKAPPSSASLLLALSGLLMLKVLF